CTCGTCATGGAACGTGCCTTTGGGGTGCTGGGCGCCAACCGGGTGCACTTCAAGGTGGACGCCCGCAACGAGCGGAGCCTGCGGGCCATGCGCCGCCTGGGCGCTGCCGAGGAGGGCGTGCTGCGGGCGTATCAGGTGCGTCCGGACGGGTCGGCGCGTGACTCGGTGATGTTCAGCGTGCTGCGCGCCGAGTGGCCGGCAGTGCGGGCCCGGCTGACGGCGCGGCTGGATGATCACCCCCATCCGGGTGCAACCCTTTCATGAGAAAAAAGACAAGTTTGCCATAAAGGTCCGGGTAGACTGCCGCACGTGACCCGCCGACCAGCCACCCTCCTCGCTGCCACGCTGGCCGCGCTGTTGTGCCCGGCGCAGGCCCTGATCGTTCCCCTGACCGGCTGGACGCCCGTGAACGGCGACGCGAACTACTGGACCGACCCGAGCGGCGCCTGCCTGATGCGCGAGGAACGCTCCGGGCAGGCCTTCCCGACATTCACGAGTGCCGAGGACGCCCGCACGTTCGCCCTGAAACTGCAGAGCAGCCTGGGCCGCAGCATGCGCTCGGTCGTGACGCAGCCCGTGGACCGCGCCGGGGCGTGGGGGGTGCTGGCCGCGTACGACTACCAGCAGGCGGGCGTGACGTACCGCATCAGTCAGCTGTACCTGAGCGACCGGGGCGTGCTGCGGACCGTGACCGGCAGCGCCGCCGCGAAGGACGCCGGGGCCTGCGCGAACGAGATGCGCGACTTCATCCGGTACCTCGCGAACTGAACCGTCACGCCACACAGCGGTTCGCAGGTGATTGCGCTGCGCAGCTCTCCGATGTCCCTCTTCAGAGGGATTGAGAACGACCATCCAGCCCTCTGAATTCTGCTGTTCTTGCGCTACAAAGGGGCATGACACCTGACCCCGTGGAACGCCTGCTGGCCCGCCTGGACGTGATCGCTTCTGGCCTGGAGGCCTCTGGGCGGGCGCTGGCGCTGCTCGCTCTGGGGTCGGTGGGGGCCGAGCTCGACCGGGCCGATCAATTCTCGGACCTGGATTTCTTCGTGGTGGCCCGCCCCGGGCAGGTGGGGGCGCTGCTGGACGACCTGGCGTGGCTGGGCGGCGACGTGGTTTACGTGTTCCGGAACACGCCGGACGGCTTCAAGGTCCTGTTCAGGGATGGTGTGTACGGCGAGTTCGCCGTGTTCGACGAGGCGGCCCTGCGCGGCGCGGAGTTCGTGAACGCGCGGGTGGTATGGCGGTCGCCGGACGCCCCGGCAGACCTTCCGCTACACCTCCGCCCGCAGGAGGCGCAGACGGCACCGCTGAGCGGGGCGCAGCGCGATCATCTTCTGGGCGAGGCGCTGACGAACCTGCTCGTCGGCGTGCGGCGGTTCCGGCGGGGCGAGCGGCTGTCCGCGTGGCAGTTCACGCAGGTCTACGCGCTGGGAAACGCGCTGGCGCTGGCCGCCGACACCATCCCAGCCGCGCCCGGCTGGGCGGACGCGTACGGACTGGAACGCCGCTTCGAGGTGCGCTTCCCGGCCCTGGCGGCGCGGCTGGCGGCCTGCCTGCCGGGTCTGGACGGCACGCCCGGCGCGGCCCTGGCGATCCTGGACCTGCTGAAGTCGCTGGACCTCACAGGCTGGCCGGAGGCTTCGGGGCTGACCGCGCAGGTGCGGCAGGAGGCGCAGGAGGCGTTGGCCGATCAGGGGGCCGATCGAGGGGCCTGAGCCGTGCGTGGTAGGCTCCCCGGTTGAGATGTCGAGACTAAGTGCGTTCCGGGCGGTGCGGCCATGATGGTCGTCACGGCGCTGCTGTCGTGGTTCCTGGTGGGCCTGTTCGTCCGCATGAGCAAGGCGCGCGGGTGGGGGCAGCGGGTGCGGCAGGACGGCCCGCAGACCCACCTGATCAAGGACGGGACGCCCACGGCGGGCGGCGTACCGTTCGTGCTGGCCCTCAGCGTGGTGTTCCTGCCGCTGTACTTCACGGGGAACGCCGGGGGGCCGCGCGAGATGATCATCTGGCTGACGGCCCTGGCGATGGGCGTGATCGGCGGCGTGGACGACCTGCTGAAGATCCGCTCACGCATGACCGGCAAGGGCCGCGCGGAACTGCTGGCCCGCGAGAAGTTCCCGCTGCAGTTCCTGGTGGCGTTGCTGTTCGCGTACTTCGCCGCGCCGCTCGCGTCGCACGAGCTCGTGCCGGGATTCGGCCCGGTGGGCGACGTGATCCTGCTGACGCTGGTCATGGTGGGCAGCGTGAATGCCTTCAACTTCACGGACGGCCTGGACGGCCTGCTGGGCGGCGTGGCGATCATCGTGCTGCTGCCGCTGCTGGCGCTGTCGCCGGTCAGTGCACTGCTGGTCGCGGCGCTGCTGGGCTTCCTGTGGTTCAACGCGCACCCGGCGCGGGTGTTCATGGGCGACATGGGCAGCCACGCGATCGGGGCCATCGCGGCCGGCGCGTACGTGCTGTACGCGGACGTGTGGCTGCTGCCCATCGCGGCGATCATCCCGGTCGTGGCGGTCCTCAGCGTGGTCATTCAGGTGGCGTCGTTCAAACTGCGCGGCAAGCGGGTATTCAAGATGTCCCCCATCCAGCATCACTTCGAGCACAAGGACATCGGCTGGCCCGAGACGCACGTCACCATGCGGTTCTGGGTGGTGTCGGCGGTCGCGACGGCGCTGGTGTGGTGGCTGCTCGGCGGAAGACCTTAAGGCAGTCAGGGCGGGCGGGGTGAGAGGGCCGCCTCTCCCCCGTCCGCCTGTTTCGTGGGGGCGCGGCGGCTAGACTCGGGTGTGACCGAGTTCCACCCCCTGCACCTGCCTGATCTGCCTCGCCTGTTCGCGGCGCGCGCCGCACTGCCCGCGTCAGGCACGACCGTGTACCGCGCCGCGCACCTGACCGAGACGGGCGGGCAGTTCACGCTGGACGTCGCCGGGGACGCCGGGGTGCTGAGCCTGTACGTGCCCCTGACCCCGCCGGACGAGGCGGCGCTCGCGGCGGCCTGCGGCGAGGCGGCGGGGCTGGCGGGGGTGTACCTGAAGCGGCGGCCCGTGGAGGCCCGGCACGCGGCGAACGTCGCCCGTGAGGACCTGTCCCCGCCGGACCCGGTGTGGGGCGAGGCGCGGCCTGAACTGACGGCGCTGGAGGCCGGGGTGCCGCTGCTGATCCGCCCCGGCGCGGACCTGAGCGTGGGGGTGTTCACGGACGCCCGCCCGGCGCGCGCCTGGGTGCGGGAGCACGCGGCGGGGCGGCGGGTACTGAACACCTTCGCGTACACCTGCGGCTTCGGCCTGAGCGCGGCTCTGGGCAGCGCGGCGGTCGTGAAGAACGTGGACCTGTCCCGCAAGGTGCTGGCGTGGGGGCAGGAGAACTACGCCCTGAGCGGATTGGCCGCACCGGACACGGATTTCCTGTTCGGGGACGTGTTCGAGTGGCTCGCGCGGCTGGAGCGGCGCGGGGACGTGTTCGATCTGGTGGTGCTCGACCCGCCCAGTTTCGCGCGGGGCAAGGCCGGGGTGTGGCGCTCAGAGCGGGACTACGCGCGGCTGATGACCCTGGCCGCGCGGGTGACGGCACCGGGCGGGCAGGTGCTGGCGCTGCTGAACCACGCGGGCGTGAACGCGGCGGCGTTCGAGCGGATGGCCGGGGCGGGGCTGGACGCGGCGGGGCGGCGCGGGACAGTACAGGAGCGGTTCGGCGCGGGCGAGGACTACCCGGGCGCGCGGCACCTGAAAGTGCACGTGTGGCAGCTCGACTGACCGGCAGTGGGTCTTGTGCCCTGCCTCACTTCGTTTTCTAAAGCGGGCGCTATGCTGGGCGCATGACGCAAGCTGCTCAGACTGAAGCGCAGGTTCTGGTTCCCCTGACCACCCCCGAGGAAGTGGACCAGTTCCTCACCGAGTACCCGCTGGCCGCCGTGTTCAAGGCCGGAACCTGCCACAAGACCATGCAGGGCTTCGGCGTGCTGGAGACCTTCCTGCAGCGCCACGACCTGCCCGTGGGCTTCATCCGCGTGGTGGACTGGCGCCCCGCGAGCAACCACGTCGCGCAGCGCACCGGCCTGATTCACCACAGCCCGCAGCTGATCCTGTTCCGTGACGGCCAGCCGCAGTTCGAGGTGAACAACTGGGACATCACCCCGCAGGCGCTCGGCCCGGTGTTCGAGGCGCACGTGCCCGTCCGCGAGGGCGTGGCGAGCGTCGCCACCGACGACAACGTGGAACCCTACCGCCGCCTGATGCGCGCCTACCTGGACGGGCAGCTGAGCGACTGGGCCTTCCAGGATCAGTACGTGAACATGTTCCGCGATGACGCCAGCCTGCGCAGCCAGCGGGAATTCGACCTGCTGTCGCGCCTGTTCGGCGACCCGGACGCGTACCACGGTGGTCTGCACCAGCTGGGCGCCCCGCAGGGTCGCGGGGACCTGAAGGTCCGCGTGCAGGAACTCCTGACCGAGCTGGGCTGAACCCACCAGCACTTCACCTCACGCCTCACCCTTCACGTCCGGGGGGTGGGGCGTGAGGTTTTGCACAGGTGTAAGCGGCACGTAAGACGCGAAGGGGTGTCATGATGGGGTATCCCTTAAGGAGTTCCGCCCGAGCCCAGACCGCACCCTCATCCTGACCTCACACGGAAGTCGAATGTCTGATCCCACCACCCCAACCGCGAGTCCGAAACTCATGCACCCGGTCGCCGTGCCGCTCGACGCGGCGGTGTACAGCGCCATCAGCACCGACCACTACCCCTGGACCGACGTGACCGCCGACCTGGGCGTCCGGCAGGGCCAGGGGTTCACCGGCGTCCTCGACGCCTGGCAGGGCAGCCGCTGGGCCCGCTTCCTGTGGAATCAGGGCGCGCTGCTGGGCGGGTACACGCACGGCGGGCAGCCCGTGACGTGGACCACCGTCATGCAGGGCCTCCCACGCGCCCGCGTCAGCCTCGTGGAACTCTCGACCCGCCTCGTGGAACTGCTCTGGACCACCCGTGACGTCGAGGGCCGCCCCGCGCCGGGCAGCTGGCCGCAGACGCAGCAGGCGCTGGAACGCGCCCACTACCACGGCCTGCTCGTCAGTGGGGCCGCGTGCAGCTACTGGCTGTCCGGACGCCTGATGACCGGCACGCTGCCCGAAACGGGCGCCGGGGCGTGGCTGTTCACGCCGCACTCGGAAGCGAACCGCGCCGGGCTGATCAGCTTCTGGCAGGAACTGCTGGCCGTCACGCACCGCACCCAGCCGCTCGACGCGGCGTGGCAGGACGTCACGATGCGCCTCGCGGACGAGCACCCCTGCCTGGACCCCTTCGCGCAGGACGTGACCTTCCAGGCGGGACAGCTGACCATCGACGACGACGTCCCCGTCGACGAGTTCCGCCCCGCCCTGAGCGCCGCGCTGCGCGGCGTGCTGTCCCGCCTGGGCCTGCGCCTCGTGGACCTGCCCATCACGAACCTGCGTGACCGGCCCGAGTGGGCCGCGTCGGGACTGGAGCAGCGGTGAGCGCCCCGGTCTGGCCCGACGGGCTGCAGGACGCCACCCCGCTGCCGTTCAGCGTGTGGCGCGTCATGCATCACGTGGACGGCACGCGCGACATCACCGAGGTCGCCCGGCTGGCGGGCATGACCGTACCCGACGTGCAGGAACGCCTGAACGCCGCCACCGCGTGGGTGGCCCGCGCCGCGCAGCGTGACCTGCCGGTCAGTGACGAACTGGCCGAACGGATCATCCAGTGCCTGACCGGCGTGGTCGGCCCGGTCGCCGCCGTGATGGTCGACGAGGTGCTCGACGATCTGGGCGAGCAGGCCACCCTGAATGCCACGCTGTCCACCCTCGCCAAACAGCTCACGCCGGAACGCGTGCAACTGTTCGCCCGACTGCTGCGCGAACGGGGCGTGACATGAACGCCCCGACTACCCTCCGCCCGTCCCTCACCGACCCCACCGGCACGCCGATCCCTGGAGCACACCCATGAAGTACACGGTCCTCATCCGACAGCCCGTCAACAGCGAACGAAAGCCGGAACTGGAGCAGCAGCTGCGGGAACGCTTCGGCCTGACCGGCGAGCAGGCGCAGCGCCTGAGCGACCGCCGCACCGGCCGCCTCATGAAACCCACGGGGCGCGCCCGCGCGGAACTGCTCCTGGCGATGTTCCAGTCGGTCGGCGCGGACGTCACGCTGGAGGAAGTCCGCGAGGAGACCAGCGTCATCAGCGAGCCCTTCCAGTCGCTGGCCGCCCCGGCGCGCCCGGCCGCGCCCAGTGCGCCGGACGACGCGCCCCTGGCCCCGGACCGCGCCGAGGTGCCGCTTTCCGTGTCGGGCATCTGGCCCGAGGTGGACCTCGCGCCGCCCGCCGCGCTGCCCGACCCGTTCGCGGCGCCCGGTATGCCCCTGCCCGGCCCGAACCTGTCCGCACCCAACCTGTCTGCCCCCGGCAGCGTGCCCGGCGACCTGCCGGCCGAGTTCATGCCCGCCGTGAACTGGAACGCTCCGGCGCCCAGCCTCATGCCACCCACCCCCTCTCCCTTCGGGGCGGACACCGCGACCGCCCTGATGCCCCCGCCCGTTCCGGCGGGCCTGCCCGTGCCGGACGCCGACCCGTTCGCCACCGCGTTCGGCGCGCCGCTGGTGCCGCCCACTCCGGCCAAGGCGCCGGACGCCTCCGCGGACGTGTGGTCCGACTTCACGGGCGCCCTGACCCTGACCGACACCACCCCCACCCCGGTCGTGCCCGAGGCAGCTGCCGTGCCCAGCGCAGCCGGGATGGACCCTATCGTGACGGGCCTGCCGGACAGCGACTCGGGGCCGAAGCTGCGCCGCAGCAGCCTGCGCAACCGCATGACCGTCGGCGCGCTGGTCCCGCTGGGCGTGTCCAGCCTCCTGACGCTGGGCGTGCTGGCCCTGACCCTGCCGGGCCTGCAGCAGGGCCTCGTGCAGGGCAACGCGAAGGCGATCGCGGTGGCCGTGGCGAGCAACATCGACCCGACGCGCGGCAGCCAGAGCATCGACCCGCAACTGCAGGCGCTCGTGAACAACTCCAGCGTGGGCTTCGTGCAGGTCGAACTGCGGGACGGCTCGCGGTACTTCGCGACCCAGGTGCCGAAGGTCGGCGACCTGCTGAACGCGCAGGTCAGCAATTGGCTGATCGAGAACCCGGACAGCGCCGTGTTCAGGGACAGCATCTCGCCCGCCAAGCTGTTCCGCGAACAGGCGAACGAGATGCGCACCATGGGCGGCACCGCGAACGACGTCGAGAAGCTGGAGAAGGCCGCCGCCGACCCCGCCAACCAGACCGTCACGAACGTGAACTACATCGTCCAGCAGATCACCGTGAAGGATGTGGACGGCCGACGCGTCGTGAGCAATGAGCGTGCGGGCGAGGCCGAGAACGTCCTGTACACCGTCGCGGTCGGTGTGGAGAACGGCGCGCAGCAGTCCGCGCTGCGCCGCACGCTGTTCCTGGTGATGTTCGTGTCGCTGCTGGCCCTGGCGATCGCCGGGTACCTCGCGCTGCGCGCCGCCCGCGCCGTGGTGCAGCCCATCGAGGAACTCGTGCGGGTCGCCGACGCGATCAGCATGGGCGACCTGAGCCGCCCGGTGCGCGCCGAACGCAACGACGAGATCGGTGACCTCGCGCAGGCGCTGGAACGCATGCGCCTGAGCCTGGACTCCGCCATGGAGCGTCTGCGCCGCCGCCGCCGCAACGGCTGACCACAGGCATAACGGACGACGCCCCCCGCGTGAACTGCGGGGGGCGTCGTCATGGGATCATACGGATCCCGTTTGTTCCGTTAACAACCCGGAACTTCACCGGATTGCCAACTCCACGTCCGGAATCCGTTCCTCTCCTACTCGCATCCGCTCGGATTGAACGGCTTTATAAGCCATTCAATCGGAGTCCGTATCAGGTTCAGGCTTCCATGCGGTGCTTCATGTCACGGATCTGATCGTGACTGGCCTTCACCTTCGCGTACTGGCCCTCCACGAAGCTGCGCACGTCGGCGGGCAACCCCTCGGCCTTCAGGACGTCCTGGTAGTTCTCCACGGCGACGTCCTCGCCACGCTCGGCTTCGGCGACCACGGCCGTGTCGTCCCGGCCGGTCAGGGCGTCACGGACGTTCAGCCAGGTGCGGTGCAGGGCCGCGCCGACGCTGCCGTGCTCGCGGGGCTTGTCGCCCAGGCGGCTGATGTGCGCCTCGACCTCGCCCGCCATTTGGGCGCGCTGGGCACTGCGCTCGGAGAACAGGCTCTTGAGGCTGGGGTCGGTGGCGTGCTCGGCAGCGTCCTCGAAACCTTTCTGGCCGTCGCGCAGGGTGCCGAGGAGGTACTGGAGCTTGTCGAGAACGTTCTCGTTGGTCATGGTCATGGTGGTGCCTCCTGTAGCTGGGTCAGTCCGCGCCGTCCCAGATGGGAGGGACGCCGGATGGACTGGAAATCAGACGCTGTCAGGTTAGAAGGTGGCGGGGCGGCGCACCTGATAACTGCACCAAGGCGGCGTTCACGCAGGGTTGGGCAGCCCTTGGCCGAGTTCACATGCGGGCCGCGCGGCCCTGTTCAATGCGGGCGCGGCTGTGCTGCACTGGACGGGATGACGCCCTGGGTGCTGAGGATGCGATGGCTGGACCTCTGTTTCATGCACTGGCCGGTGCCGCCCGTCGCCGTGCAGGCGACCCTCCCCCCGGGCGTGGAGGTCGATACGCGGGGCGGTCTGGCGTACGTGGGGGTCGTGCCGTTCCGGA
This region of Deinococcus sp. JMULE3 genomic DNA includes:
- a CDS encoding phospho-N-acetylmuramoyl-pentapeptide-transferase → MMVVTALLSWFLVGLFVRMSKARGWGQRVRQDGPQTHLIKDGTPTAGGVPFVLALSVVFLPLYFTGNAGGPREMIIWLTALAMGVIGGVDDLLKIRSRMTGKGRAELLAREKFPLQFLVALLFAYFAAPLASHELVPGFGPVGDVILLTLVMVGSVNAFNFTDGLDGLLGGVAIIVLLPLLALSPVSALLVAALLGFLWFNAHPARVFMGDMGSHAIGAIAAGAYVLYADVWLLPIAAIIPVVAVLSVVIQVASFKLRGKRVFKMSPIQHHFEHKDIGWPETHVTMRFWVVSAVATALVWWLLGGRP
- a CDS encoding class I SAM-dependent rRNA methyltransferase is translated as MTEFHPLHLPDLPRLFAARAALPASGTTVYRAAHLTETGGQFTLDVAGDAGVLSLYVPLTPPDEAALAAACGEAAGLAGVYLKRRPVEARHAANVAREDLSPPDPVWGEARPELTALEAGVPLLIRPGADLSVGVFTDARPARAWVREHAAGRRVLNTFAYTCGFGLSAALGSAAVVKNVDLSRKVLAWGQENYALSGLAAPDTDFLFGDVFEWLARLERRGDVFDLVVLDPPSFARGKAGVWRSERDYARLMTLAARVTAPGGQVLALLNHAGVNAAAFERMAGAGLDAAGRRGTVQERFGAGEDYPGARHLKVHVWQLD
- a CDS encoding thioredoxin family protein, whose product is MTQAAQTEAQVLVPLTTPEEVDQFLTEYPLAAVFKAGTCHKTMQGFGVLETFLQRHDLPVGFIRVVDWRPASNHVAQRTGLIHHSPQLILFRDGQPQFEVNNWDITPQALGPVFEAHVPVREGVASVATDDNVEPYRRLMRAYLDGQLSDWAFQDQYVNMFRDDASLRSQREFDLLSRLFGDPDAYHGGLHQLGAPQGRGDLKVRVQELLTELG
- a CDS encoding HAMP domain-containing protein; the protein is MKYTVLIRQPVNSERKPELEQQLRERFGLTGEQAQRLSDRRTGRLMKPTGRARAELLLAMFQSVGADVTLEEVREETSVISEPFQSLAAPARPAAPSAPDDAPLAPDRAEVPLSVSGIWPEVDLAPPAALPDPFAAPGMPLPGPNLSAPNLSAPGSVPGDLPAEFMPAVNWNAPAPSLMPPTPSPFGADTATALMPPPVPAGLPVPDADPFATAFGAPLVPPTPAKAPDASADVWSDFTGALTLTDTTPTPVVPEAAAVPSAAGMDPIVTGLPDSDSGPKLRRSSLRNRMTVGALVPLGVSSLLTLGVLALTLPGLQQGLVQGNAKAIAVAVASNIDPTRGSQSIDPQLQALVNNSSVGFVQVELRDGSRYFATQVPKVGDLLNAQVSNWLIENPDSAVFRDSISPAKLFREQANEMRTMGGTANDVEKLEKAAADPANQTVTNVNYIVQQITVKDVDGRRVVSNERAGEAENVLYTVAVGVENGAQQSALRRTLFLVMFVSLLALAIAGYLALRAARAVVQPIEELVRVADAISMGDLSRPVRAERNDEIGDLAQALERMRLSLDSAMERLRRRRRNG
- a CDS encoding PA2169 family four-helix-bundle protein, which produces MTMTNENVLDKLQYLLGTLRDGQKGFEDAAEHATDPSLKSLFSERSAQRAQMAGEVEAHISRLGDKPREHGSVGAALHRTWLNVRDALTGRDDTAVVAEAERGEDVAVENYQDVLKAEGLPADVRSFVEGQYAKVKASHDQIRDMKHRMEA